In the genome of Firmicutes bacterium HGW-Firmicutes-1, one region contains:
- a CDS encoding PTS sugar transporter, whose protein sequence is MNSKVFSSFQKVGPALMTPVAALPIAALLLRLGVLWNIDIVTAAGAAIFDNLALIFAIGVAFGLAKNNHGAAALAGAISYLVITRVAPAAAVSFGVVEEAYVLNNNVLAGMISGMIGGLMYNKYYNIKLPEWLGFFAGKRFVPIVTSVFTIFVGMLFGVLWPIIEKIIGGTGEWMMASGSVGAFFFGLLNRLLIPTGLHHVINSFVWFVFGEYNGATGDLSRFFAGDPTAGTYMTGFFPVMMFGLPAVALAMYTTAKKQNRKAVGGLMFSVAFTAFLTGITEPLEFMFMFLAPVLYGVHAVLTGVSMAVCHMLGLLHGFGFSAGFIDYVVNFNLATKPVLLVGVGLVFGVIYYVIFVFIIKKLDLPTPGRMDDETGNEELLAEKGVSYIAKEYLRVLGGKDNIQEINACITRLRLTLKNNDLVKEEDCKALGASGIIKPNKYNIQVIVGTKAELIADEIKNLL, encoded by the coding sequence ATGAACAGTAAAGTGTTTAGTTCATTTCAAAAAGTAGGTCCAGCTTTAATGACACCTGTAGCAGCATTACCAATAGCTGCACTATTACTAAGGTTAGGTGTGCTTTGGAACATCGATATTGTAACAGCAGCGGGGGCAGCTATCTTTGACAATTTGGCATTAATATTTGCAATTGGTGTAGCTTTTGGTTTAGCAAAAAACAACCATGGCGCGGCAGCACTTGCAGGAGCAATTAGTTACTTAGTTATCACTAGAGTAGCGCCAGCAGCAGCAGTAAGCTTTGGTGTTGTAGAAGAAGCATATGTGCTTAACAACAACGTACTAGCTGGTATGATTTCTGGTATGATTGGGGGCTTAATGTATAACAAGTATTATAATATTAAGTTGCCAGAATGGTTAGGGTTCTTTGCAGGGAAACGATTCGTTCCCATCGTTACTTCAGTATTTACGATTTTTGTAGGGATGCTCTTTGGAGTACTTTGGCCAATCATTGAAAAAATTATTGGTGGTACGGGCGAATGGATGATGGCTTCTGGATCAGTTGGTGCATTTTTCTTTGGTCTATTAAACAGACTATTAATTCCAACAGGATTACATCATGTTATTAACTCTTTTGTTTGGTTTGTGTTTGGTGAATATAATGGAGCAACAGGAGACCTTAGTAGATTCTTTGCTGGGGACCCAACAGCGGGTACTTACATGACAGGCTTCTTCCCAGTTATGATGTTTGGCTTACCAGCAGTTGCACTTGCAATGTACACTACAGCTAAAAAACAAAATAGAAAAGCAGTAGGCGGTTTGATGTTTTCTGTAGCTTTTACAGCATTCCTTACAGGAATAACTGAACCATTAGAATTTATGTTTATGTTTTTAGCACCAGTACTTTATGGAGTTCATGCAGTTTTAACAGGAGTATCAATGGCAGTATGCCATATGTTAGGTTTATTACATGGATTTGGATTCTCAGCAGGATTTATTGATTATGTTGTTAACTTTAACTTAGCGACTAAACCTGTATTATTGGTTGGTGTAGGCCTTGTATTCGGTGTAATCTACTATGTTATCTTTGTTTTCATAATCAAGAAACTAGACTTACCAACACCAGGAAGAATGGATGACGAAACAGGTAATGAAGAGTTATTGGCTGAAAAAGGTGTTTCTTACATAGCGAAAGAATACCTTCGAGTTCTAGGAGGTAAAGATAATATTCAAGAGATCAATGCTTGTATTACAAGATTAAGATTGACTTTGAAAAATAATGATCTTGTAAAAGAAGAAGATTGTAAAGCATTAGGTGCTAGTGGTATTATTAAACCAAATAAGTATAACATTCAAGTTATCGTTGGTACAAAAGCAGAGCTAATTGCAGACGAAATTAAAAATTTATTATAA